From one Agathobaculum sp. NTUH-O15-33 genomic stretch:
- a CDS encoding glycosyltransferase has protein sequence MKNHIVCLSTTNYHPLPTRKQNVMNRLRNSEILYFDPPVSVIAPLKDKKCRERLSKHKQAGEKVQENITVYALPPVLPFFNKFRWVNRLNQKRQAKFVREKMRAHGFGGETVLWCYSPSSCDIVPHVPHSRLVYDCVDRHSAYQGHITPAVVDRMERDLASPADQVFATAVGLTETLEKINPTTKTIPNGAAYEIFSRVQTEKDDLPCPEEMKKLAHPVYGFVGMLQECIDYALIETLAKQRPDATIFMIGRTLPGVDLSHLQQYPNIVFHGLVPQPELPKYLAQMDVCLNVFRAGALSKDVSPLKFYEYLATGKPVVSTREPLQVEDFADVVYIADGEADFVSLCEKAAAERDPEKTAKRLAYGKACSWTERVRQIEETLYAKGVLHES, from the coding sequence ATGAAAAACCATATCGTCTGTCTGTCCACCACCAATTATCACCCGCTGCCGACGCGCAAGCAGAACGTGATGAACCGCTTGCGGAACAGCGAAATCCTGTATTTCGATCCGCCGGTGTCGGTCATCGCGCCCCTGAAGGATAAAAAGTGCCGCGAGCGCTTGTCCAAGCACAAGCAGGCGGGCGAAAAGGTACAGGAGAATATCACGGTATACGCGCTGCCGCCCGTTTTGCCGTTTTTCAATAAGTTCCGTTGGGTAAACCGGCTCAATCAGAAGCGGCAGGCCAAGTTCGTGCGGGAAAAGATGCGCGCGCACGGCTTTGGCGGGGAAACGGTTTTGTGGTGCTACTCGCCCTCCTCGTGCGATATCGTGCCGCATGTGCCGCACAGCCGTCTGGTGTATGACTGCGTCGACCGGCACTCGGCCTATCAGGGCCATATCACGCCCGCCGTGGTCGACCGGATGGAGCGCGATCTGGCTTCGCCCGCCGATCAGGTGTTCGCCACCGCCGTCGGCCTGACGGAAACGCTGGAAAAGATCAATCCGACCACGAAAACAATCCCGAACGGCGCGGCGTACGAGATATTTTCCCGCGTGCAGACCGAAAAGGACGACCTGCCCTGCCCGGAGGAAATGAAAAAGCTGGCGCATCCGGTATACGGCTTTGTCGGCATGTTACAGGAGTGCATCGATTACGCGCTGATTGAAACGCTGGCGAAGCAAAGGCCGGATGCGACGATCTTTATGATCGGCCGCACGCTGCCGGGCGTCGATCTGTCGCATTTGCAGCAGTATCCGAACATCGTGTTCCACGGCTTGGTGCCGCAGCCCGAGCTGCCAAAGTATCTGGCGCAAATGGACGTTTGCCTGAACGTGTTCCGCGCGGGCGCGCTTTCCAAGGACGTGTCGCCGCTCAAATTTTACGAGTATCTCGCCACCGGCAAGCCGGTCGTTTCCACGAGGGAGCCATTGCAGGTGGAGGACTTCGCGGACGTCGTCTATATCGCGGACGGCGAAGCGGATTTCGTTAGCCTCTGCGAGAAAGCGGCGGCGGAGCGCGACCCGGAAAAGACCGCAAAACGCCTTGCTTACGGCAAGGCCTGCTCCTGGACTGAGCGCGTGCGCCAAATTGAAGAAACACTGTATGCAAAGGGCGTTCTGCACGAAAGCTGA
- the purE gene encoding 5-(carboxyamino)imidazole ribonucleotide mutase produces MKKVLVVMGSDSDLKVMEKCIDRLKSFGIPAEVRICSAHRTPAVAEDLAKNAVQNGFGAIIAAAGKAAHLGGVLAAYTTLPVIGVPMGTSVMGGMDSLLSIVQMPKGIPVASVAIDGADNAAILAAQMLAISDEALAEKLVSFKADMAKEVMAKDEAVKAQY; encoded by the coding sequence ATGAAAAAAGTTCTCGTCGTCATGGGGTCGGACAGCGATCTCAAGGTCATGGAAAAGTGCATCGATCGCCTGAAATCGTTCGGTATCCCGGCGGAGGTTCGCATTTGCTCGGCCCACCGTACGCCCGCCGTGGCGGAGGATCTGGCGAAAAACGCGGTGCAGAACGGCTTTGGCGCGATCATTGCCGCCGCGGGCAAGGCCGCGCATCTGGGCGGCGTGCTGGCCGCTTACACCACGCTGCCGGTCATCGGCGTGCCGATGGGCACCTCGGTCATGGGCGGCATGGACAGCCTGCTTTCCATCGTACAGATGCCCAAGGGCATTCCGGTCGCTTCTGTCGCGATCGACGGGGCGGATAACGCCGCGATCCTCGCCGCGCAGATGCTCGCCATTTCGGACGAAGCGCTCGCGGAAAAGCTCGTTTCCTTTAAGGCCGATATGGCGAAGGAAGTCATGGCCAAGGACGAAGCGGTAAAGGCGCAGTATTAA
- the purC gene encoding phosphoribosylaminoimidazolesuccinocarboxamide synthase: MEKKEQLYEGKAKKVFATDDANLVIVDYKDDATAFNGEKKGTIAGKGVINNVMSNHMFQILEKQGVPTHFVEQLSERETVVKKVSIVPLEVIIRNISAGSFAKRYGVDEGIVFDQPTVEFSYKDDSLGDPLINDYHALALKLATKEELELIKEMAFKVNEVMKAYFDTLNVILVDFKLEFGKTADGAIVLADEISPDTCRLWDKTTKEKLDKDRFRRDLGGVEEAYNEIMNRLMGK, encoded by the coding sequence ATGGAAAAGAAAGAACAGCTTTACGAAGGCAAGGCCAAGAAGGTATTCGCGACCGACGATGCAAACCTTGTCATCGTAGACTACAAGGACGACGCGACCGCTTTTAACGGCGAAAAGAAGGGCACCATCGCGGGCAAGGGCGTGATCAACAACGTGATGAGCAACCACATGTTCCAGATCCTTGAGAAGCAGGGCGTGCCGACGCACTTTGTCGAGCAGCTGTCCGAGCGCGAGACCGTGGTCAAGAAGGTCTCCATCGTGCCGCTCGAGGTCATCATCCGCAATATTTCCGCCGGTTCCTTTGCCAAGCGCTACGGCGTGGACGAGGGCATCGTGTTCGACCAGCCGACCGTTGAGTTCTCCTACAAGGACGATTCGCTGGGCGATCCGCTCATCAACGATTACCACGCGCTGGCGCTGAAGCTCGCCACCAAGGAAGAGCTGGAGCTGATCAAGGAGATGGCGTTCAAGGTAAACGAAGTGATGAAGGCCTACTTCGACACGCTCAACGTCATTCTGGTAGACTTCAAGCTTGAGTTCGGCAAGACCGCGGACGGCGCCATCGTGCTGGCCGACGAAATCAGCCCGGACACCTGCCGCCTGTGGGACAAGACCACCAAGGAAAAGCTGGACAAGGACCGTTTCCGCCGCGACCTCGGCGGTGTGGAAGAAGCCTATAACGAAATCATGAACCGCCTGATGGGCAAGTAA
- the purF gene encoding amidophosphoribosyltransferase, translating into MKYRISKKQHTLPLDKVHEECGVFGIAAPDGQEISAAHEAYVALFALQHRGQEAAGIAVNKNGVIRCHKDVGLVSKVFSQQTLDSMPGQMAIGHVRYSTTGDTRRENAQPISITHVKGNLAVAHNGNLVNAGQLRREIELNGGIFRSSSDTEVLVYTIVRERLKCGSIEEAVQRTMSVIEGAYCLVVMSPRKLIAARDPRGFRPLCIGMLEGSYVFASETCALDALGAAFIRDVAPGEICVVENGVLRSLYSEKQCPTSACVFEYIYFARPDSVIDGASVELARQEAGKYLSIEHPVGADVVIGVPDSGIPAAIGYAKYSGIPYGVGLIKNRYIARTFIQPGQDKRERSVRLKLNALRTAVEGKRVIMVDDSIVRGTTCARLVKLLRDAGAAEVHMRISAPPFRHPCFFGTDIPERSQLLAHGRTVEEMREIIGVDSLGFLSIEAARKIAVGCKLGFCDACFSGEYPMAVPEQAEKNMFESELPDPK; encoded by the coding sequence ATGAAATATCGCATAAGCAAAAAACAGCATACCCTACCCCTTGATAAGGTGCATGAAGAGTGCGGCGTGTTCGGCATCGCCGCACCGGACGGACAGGAGATCTCGGCGGCGCATGAAGCGTATGTCGCCCTGTTCGCCCTGCAGCACCGCGGTCAGGAGGCCGCCGGCATCGCGGTGAACAAAAACGGCGTCATCCGCTGCCATAAGGACGTCGGCCTCGTCAGCAAGGTGTTCAGCCAGCAAACGCTGGATTCCATGCCGGGCCAAATGGCGATCGGCCATGTGCGTTACTCGACGACGGGGGACACCCGCCGCGAGAACGCGCAGCCGATCTCCATCACCCATGTCAAGGGCAACCTTGCCGTTGCGCACAACGGCAATCTGGTGAACGCCGGTCAGCTCCGGCGGGAGATCGAGCTGAACGGCGGCATTTTCCGTTCGTCGAGCGATACTGAGGTGCTGGTGTACACGATTGTGCGCGAGCGCCTGAAATGCGGCTCGATCGAAGAAGCCGTGCAGCGCACGATGAGCGTGATCGAGGGGGCTTACTGTCTGGTCGTCATGTCCCCGCGCAAGCTGATTGCCGCGCGGGACCCGCGCGGCTTCCGGCCCCTTTGCATCGGCATGTTGGAGGGAAGCTATGTCTTTGCCTCCGAGACCTGCGCGCTCGACGCGCTCGGCGCGGCGTTTATCCGCGACGTGGCGCCGGGCGAGATCTGCGTGGTCGAAAACGGCGTGCTGCGTTCGCTTTACAGCGAAAAGCAGTGTCCCACCTCGGCCTGTGTGTTTGAGTATATCTATTTTGCGCGCCCTGATTCCGTGATCGACGGCGCGTCCGTCGAACTGGCCCGGCAGGAAGCCGGCAAATATCTTTCGATCGAGCACCCGGTCGGCGCGGACGTCGTGATCGGCGTGCCGGATTCGGGTATTCCGGCGGCGATCGGCTACGCCAAGTATTCGGGCATCCCGTACGGCGTCGGCCTGATCAAAAACCGCTATATCGCGCGCACCTTCATCCAGCCCGGGCAGGACAAACGCGAGCGCTCCGTGCGTCTCAAGCTGAACGCCCTGCGCACCGCGGTGGAAGGCAAGCGCGTCATCATGGTGGACGATTCGATCGTCCGCGGCACGACCTGCGCGCGGCTGGTAAAGCTGCTGCGCGACGCGGGCGCGGCCGAGGTGCACATGCGTATCTCCGCGCCGCCGTTCCGCCACCCCTGCTTTTTCGGCACGGATATCCCGGAGCGCAGCCAGCTTTTGGCGCACGGCCGCACGGTGGAGGAAATGCGCGAGATCATCGGCGTGGACAGCCTCGGCTTTCTGTCGATCGAGGCGGCGCGCAAGATCGCGGTCGGCTGCAAGCTCGGCTTTTGCGACGCTTGCTTTTCGGGCGAATACCCGATGGCGGTGCCGGAGCAGGCCGAAAAGAATATGTTTGAAAGCGAACTGCCGGATCCCAAGTGA
- a CDS encoding amidophosphoribosyltransferase has protein sequence MGGFFGAISKRDCVLDIFFGVDYHSHLGTRRGGMLVYGEENGFQRQIHNIENTPFRTKFEKDIQEFAGCSGIGCISDTDPQPLLVRSHLGLYALTTVGIVNNAEDLVTRYFSDHGHQFMAMGSGKVNQTELVAALINQKDDLVSGIRHAQEMIDGSMTLLVLTKDCILAARDRLGRLPVLIGKSEDGHCVSFESFAYHKLGYEDAYELGPREIVKVTADGFETLSAAGKEMKICAFLWTYYGYPNSNYEGVNVELMRYRNGQIMARYDREHGFDAGLDYVAGVPDSGVPHAIGYANAGTAPFARPFIKYTPTWPRSFMPSNQKIRNQVAKMKQIPVPELIEGKKLLFVDDSIVRGTQLRETIDFLYASGAKEVHMRSACPPIMYACKFLNFSSSNSDMELLARRTVQEIEGDEGQKHLEEYADADTERGQCMLKTICDKFGFHSLGYQSLDGLLEAIGIDRDKVCTYCWNGKG, from the coding sequence ATGGGAGGATTCTTCGGCGCGATCTCGAAGCGGGATTGCGTGCTGGATATTTTCTTCGGTGTGGATTACCATTCCCATCTGGGCACACGCCGCGGCGGCATGCTCGTATACGGGGAGGAAAACGGCTTTCAGCGCCAGATCCACAACATTGAAAACACCCCGTTCCGCACCAAGTTTGAAAAGGATATACAGGAATTTGCCGGGTGCAGCGGCATTGGCTGCATCAGCGATACCGATCCGCAGCCGCTTCTGGTGCGTTCGCATCTGGGGCTGTACGCGCTGACCACGGTCGGCATTGTCAACAACGCGGAGGATCTGGTGACCCGCTATTTTTCCGACCATGGCCATCAGTTCATGGCCATGGGCTCGGGCAAGGTCAACCAGACCGAGCTTGTCGCGGCGCTGATCAACCAAAAGGATGATCTGGTATCCGGCATCCGGCACGCGCAGGAGATGATCGACGGGTCGATGACCCTGCTGGTGCTGACGAAGGACTGCATCCTCGCCGCGCGCGACCGTTTGGGCCGCCTGCCGGTGCTGATCGGCAAGAGCGAGGACGGCCACTGCGTTTCGTTCGAGTCCTTTGCCTACCATAAGCTTGGCTATGAGGACGCGTACGAGCTTGGCCCGCGCGAGATCGTCAAGGTCACGGCGGACGGATTTGAAACGCTGTCCGCCGCGGGCAAGGAAATGAAAATTTGCGCCTTCCTTTGGACGTATTACGGCTACCCGAACTCGAATTACGAGGGCGTCAACGTCGAGCTGATGCGTTACCGCAACGGCCAGATCATGGCGCGTTACGACAGGGAGCACGGCTTCGACGCCGGGCTGGATTATGTGGCGGGCGTGCCCGATTCGGGCGTGCCGCACGCGATCGGCTACGCCAACGCGGGCACCGCGCCCTTCGCGCGCCCGTTCATCAAATACACGCCCACTTGGCCGCGCTCATTCATGCCGTCCAACCAGAAGATCCGCAATCAGGTCGCCAAGATGAAGCAGATCCCCGTGCCAGAGCTGATCGAGGGCAAAAAGCTGCTCTTCGTGGATGATTCTATCGTGCGCGGCACCCAGCTGCGCGAGACGATCGATTTTCTGTATGCGTCGGGCGCGAAGGAAGTGCACATGCGCTCGGCCTGCCCGCCGATCATGTATGCCTGCAAGTTTCTGAACTTCTCGTCGAGCAACTCGGATATGGAGCTGCTCGCGCGGCGCACCGTGCAGGAGATCGAGGGCGACGAAGGCCAGAAGCATCTCGAAGAGTACGCCGATGCGGATACCGAGCGCGGCCAGTGCATGCTGAAAACGATCTGCGACAAGTTCGGCTTCCACTCGCTGGGCTATCAGTCGCTCGACGGCCTGCTCGAAGCGATCGGCATCGACCGTGACAAGGTATGTACATACTGCTGGAACGGTAAGGGATAA
- the purM gene encoding phosphoribosylformylglycinamidine cyclo-ligase: MNNESRSESYKAAGVDVVAGYEAVKLMKPMVESTFTKGVLGTLGGFGGMFQPDFKGMAEPILVSGTDGVGTKLKLAFLMDKHDTVGIDCVAMCVNDIACCGAQPLFFLDYIAVGKNHPDKIAAMVSGIAEGCRQAGCALIGGETAEMPGFYPEDEYDMAGFSVGMVDRQKMIDGSALKAGDALIGVASSGVHSNGYSLVRKTLGINEKAVRRYIDEFGKTLGEELLTPTKIYVKTIHSLMGTVDVKAISHITGGGFYENIPRMLSDGLCAKIEKAAMPVPPVFELIQKTGKIPERDMYNTFNMGAGLVLAVAPEDADRAVAAISAAGEKAYIIGECVAGDKGVELA; this comes from the coding sequence ATGAATAATGAAAGCCGTTCTGAAAGCTACAAGGCGGCGGGCGTAGACGTCGTCGCCGGCTATGAAGCCGTCAAGCTGATGAAACCGATGGTGGAAAGCACCTTCACAAAGGGCGTTTTAGGAACGCTCGGCGGCTTCGGCGGTATGTTCCAGCCCGATTTTAAGGGCATGGCCGAGCCGATTTTGGTTTCCGGCACCGATGGCGTCGGCACCAAGCTCAAGCTGGCCTTTTTAATGGATAAGCACGATACGGTCGGTATCGACTGTGTCGCGATGTGCGTAAACGATATTGCGTGCTGCGGCGCGCAGCCGCTCTTCTTCCTAGACTACATCGCGGTCGGCAAAAACCACCCGGACAAGATCGCGGCCATGGTTTCCGGCATCGCGGAGGGCTGCCGTCAGGCGGGCTGCGCGCTGATCGGCGGCGAGACCGCCGAAATGCCCGGCTTCTATCCGGAGGACGAGTACGATATGGCGGGCTTCTCGGTCGGCATGGTCGACCGGCAGAAGATGATCGACGGCTCGGCCCTCAAGGCGGGCGACGCGCTGATCGGCGTGGCGTCCTCGGGCGTGCACTCCAACGGGTATTCGCTCGTGCGCAAAACGCTCGGCATCAATGAAAAGGCGGTTCGCCGTTATATTGACGAGTTCGGAAAGACCCTTGGCGAGGAGCTGCTCACGCCCACCAAGATCTACGTGAAAACGATTCATTCGCTGATGGGCACGGTGGATGTCAAGGCCATCAGCCATATCACCGGCGGCGGCTTTTACGAGAATATCCCGCGCATGCTGTCCGACGGCCTGTGCGCCAAGATCGAAAAAGCGGCCATGCCCGTGCCGCCCGTGTTCGAGCTGATCCAAAAGACCGGAAAGATCCCGGAGCGCGATATGTACAATACCTTCAACATGGGCGCGGGCCTTGTGCTGGCCGTCGCGCCGGAGGACGCCGACCGCGCGGTAGCCGCCATTTCGGCGGCCGGGGAAAAGGCGTACATCATTGGCGAGTGCGTCGCCGGGGACAAGGGCGTAGAGCTCGCTTAA
- the purN gene encoding phosphoribosylglycinamide formyltransferase, whose amino-acid sequence MINIAVLVSGGGTNLQALLDAEARGGIENGRITLVVSSNPKAYALERAEKAGVSTAVLRRRDFASAEDYGEALDRLLQERRIGLIVLAGFMTVLSPSFCRQYENRILNVHPSLIPSFCGEGFYGLRVHEAALAKGVKVTGATVHFVSEVVDGGAIVSQKAVEVEPGDTPETLQRRVMEQAEWVLLPQAVSDFCAGRLGVTDRAKNV is encoded by the coding sequence ATGATAAACATCGCAGTGCTCGTCTCCGGCGGCGGGACGAATCTTCAGGCGCTTCTGGACGCCGAAGCGCGGGGCGGGATCGAAAACGGGCGTATCACGCTCGTCGTTTCCTCGAACCCGAAGGCGTATGCGCTGGAGCGCGCTGAAAAAGCGGGCGTATCCACCGCCGTGCTGCGCCGCCGCGATTTTGCTTCGGCCGAGGACTATGGCGAGGCGCTGGACCGGCTGCTGCAAGAGCGGCGGATCGGCCTGATCGTGCTGGCGGGCTTTATGACCGTGCTGTCGCCTTCGTTTTGCCGGCAGTATGAAAACCGTATTTTGAATGTCCATCCGTCGCTCATCCCCTCGTTTTGCGGGGAAGGGTTTTACGGCCTGCGCGTGCACGAAGCCGCGCTCGCCAAAGGGGTGAAGGTGACCGGCGCTACCGTTCATTTCGTATCCGAAGTGGTGGATGGCGGCGCGATCGTATCCCAAAAAGCCGTTGAAGTGGAGCCGGGCGATACGCCGGAAACGTTGCAGCGGCGCGTGATGGAGCAGGCGGAATGGGTGCTGCTGCCGCAGGCGGTCTCCGATTTCTGCGCCGGGCGCCTTGGCGTAACAGACAGAGCCAAAAACGTGTAA
- a CDS encoding IMP cyclohydrolase, whose product MSKNVFNISTELISNAYPGRGIVLGRTPDNKKDVIAYFIMGRSENSRNRVFVETEDGIRTEAFDPSKMTDPSLIIYHPVRVCGGKTVVTNGDQTDTICEYLRAGKSYIDALRTRQFEPDPPNYTSRISGVVNEDGSYSLSILKNFTSDRTSNKRFFYEYDKPVPGLGHFIHTYLCDGDPLPPFRGEPKCIRIEWPIGEMADLMWDSMDAQNKVALFVRYIDLETGTYETVIKNKNAK is encoded by the coding sequence ATGAGCAAGAATGTGTTCAATATCAGCACCGAGCTGATCTCTAACGCTTATCCGGGCCGCGGCATCGTGCTTGGCCGCACGCCGGATAATAAGAAGGACGTAATCGCTTATTTCATCATGGGCCGTTCGGAGAACAGCCGCAACCGTGTCTTTGTCGAGACCGAGGACGGCATCCGCACCGAAGCGTTCGATCCCTCCAAGATGACCGATCCTTCGCTCATCATCTACCATCCGGTCCGCGTGTGCGGCGGCAAGACCGTCGTCACCAACGGCGACCAGACCGACACCATCTGCGAGTACCTGCGCGCGGGCAAGAGCTACATCGACGCGCTGCGCACCCGCCAGTTCGAGCCCGATCCGCCGAACTACACCTCGCGTATTTCGGGCGTGGTCAACGAGGATGGCTCGTACAGCCTTTCGATTCTGAAAAACTTTACGTCCGACCGTACCTCGAACAAGCGCTTTTTCTATGAGTATGACAAGCCGGTGCCCGGGCTGGGCCATTTTATCCACACCTACCTGTGCGACGGCGACCCGCTGCCGCCCTTCCGCGGCGAGCCCAAGTGCATCCGCATCGAGTGGCCGATCGGGGAAATGGCCGACCTGATGTGGGATTCCATGGACGCGCAAAACAAGGTGGCCCTTTTCGTCCGCTACATCGACCTAGAAACCGGCACGTATGAAACCGTTATAAAGAACAAAAACGCGAAATAA
- a CDS encoding four helix bundle protein yields the protein MIGKNGVMHQKSLSFAKSIVSVYQYLTDERKEFVLSKQILRSGTSIGANIAESQYAVSRKDFLNKLYIALKECAETLYWLELLRDCAYITQTQYKELQENCEELRKILSAATKTLRENNS from the coding sequence TTGATCGGAAAAAACGGCGTGATGCATCAGAAGAGTTTATCGTTTGCTAAAAGCATCGTTAGTGTGTATCAATATTTGACAGATGAAAGAAAAGAATTTGTTTTGTCTAAACAAATATTACGCAGCGGAACAAGCATCGGAGCCAATATAGCGGAATCGCAATACGCTGTTAGCCGAAAGGATTTCTTAAACAAGCTGTATATCGCTCTGAAAGAGTGTGCGGAGACTCTGTATTGGCTCGAGCTTTTGAGAGATTGCGCCTATATTACGCAAACGCAGTACAAGGAATTGCAAGAAAATTGTGAGGAACTGCGCAAAATATTATCTGCTGCCACAAAGACCCTTCGCGAAAATAACTCCTAA
- a CDS encoding phosphoribosylaminoimidazolecarboxamide formyltransferase, which yields MKDLSLKYGCNPNQKPARIFMGEGELPIEVLNGRPGYINFCDAFNAWQLVKALKQATGLPAAASFKHVSPAGAALGTALSDIEKKIYFVEDDHELSPIACAYVRARGADRLCSYGDWAALSDVCDADTANYLKGEVSDGIIAPGYTEEALEILRSKRKGGYNVVKIDPNYVPKPIEQRDIFGVTFEQGYNDLAITKDMLQNIVTENKNLPESAQLDMLVALITLKYTQSNSVCYVKNGQAIGVGAGQQSRIHCTRLAGNKADNWFLRQHPKVLALDFVDGIRRPDRDNAIDVYLSDEYEDVLADGVWQQTFKTRPEPLTLEEKKVWLQGNTGVTVGSDAFFPFGDNVERAHKSGAAYIVQPGGSIRDDHVIDTCNKYGIAMAFTGMRLFHH from the coding sequence ATGAAGGACTTATCCTTAAAGTACGGCTGTAACCCGAACCAGAAGCCGGCGCGCATTTTTATGGGCGAGGGCGAGCTGCCGATCGAGGTGCTGAACGGCCGCCCGGGTTATATCAATTTCTGCGATGCGTTCAATGCGTGGCAGCTGGTGAAGGCGCTGAAACAGGCTACCGGCCTGCCCGCGGCGGCATCCTTCAAGCATGTTTCGCCCGCGGGCGCGGCGCTCGGTACCGCGCTTTCGGATATTGAAAAGAAAATATACTTTGTCGAGGACGATCACGAGCTTTCGCCCATCGCGTGCGCGTATGTCCGCGCGCGCGGCGCGGATCGCCTGTGCTCCTACGGCGATTGGGCCGCGTTAAGCGACGTGTGCGACGCGGACACGGCAAACTATTTGAAGGGCGAGGTTTCGGACGGCATCATCGCCCCCGGTTACACCGAGGAAGCGCTAGAGATCCTGCGTTCCAAGCGGAAGGGCGGCTATAACGTCGTTAAGATCGATCCTAATTATGTGCCCAAGCCGATCGAACAGCGCGATATTTTCGGCGTGACCTTTGAGCAGGGCTACAACGATCTGGCGATCACAAAGGATATGCTGCAAAACATCGTGACCGAAAATAAAAACCTGCCTGAAAGCGCGCAGCTTGATATGCTGGTCGCGCTGATCACGCTCAAATACACGCAGTCCAACTCGGTCTGCTACGTCAAGAACGGACAGGCCATCGGCGTGGGCGCGGGCCAGCAGAGCCGCATCCACTGCACGCGGCTGGCGGGCAACAAGGCGGATAACTGGTTCCTGCGTCAGCATCCCAAGGTGCTCGCGCTTGACTTTGTGGACGGCATTCGCCGCCCCGACCGCGACAACGCGATCGACGTTTACCTTTCCGACGAATACGAGGACGTGCTGGCCGACGGCGTTTGGCAGCAGACGTTCAAAACCCGCCCCGAGCCGCTCACGCTCGAAGAAAAGAAGGTCTGGTTACAGGGCAACACCGGCGTAACCGTCGGTTCGGACGCGTTCTTCCCCTTTGGCGACAATGTGGAGCGCGCGCATAAGTCCGGCGCGGCCTATATCGTGCAGCCCGGCGGCTCTATCCGGGATGACCACGTGATCGACACCTGCAATAAATACGGCATCGCCATGGCCTTTACGGGCATGCGGTTGTTCCACCATTGA